One genomic segment of Microcella indica includes these proteins:
- a CDS encoding DNA polymerase IV, protein MSKQDGSGRQVTATPTDDTSASILHLDMDAFFASVELLTRPELRGKPVIVGHRGARSVVTAATYEARRYGVNSAMPMSIALRRCPNAIVLEPYYERYQEASRAVMAILGDVTPLVEPLSIDEAFLDVSGARGLFGPPYTIAQSLRARITHETGLVASVGAAATKFVAKLASSRAKPDGVLVVPEAETAAFLRPQPISALWGVGAAVAERLERIGARTVGDVADLPLPALDAAVGAAAAGKLHALANGIDPRAVTPTRLEKSIGHEMTFESDLHDRAALDRELLRLSDLVARRLRRGGWVARTVAIKVRFGDFTTLTRSQTIAEPTEVAQRLATEARALFAAAPTQGRGIRLIGVRAENLLPTGAVARGLWDDDESWREAEGTMDALAARFGRGAVQRASLLSTPERRRSALSGQDAPPASPEPPARA, encoded by the coding sequence GTGAGCAAGCAGGACGGCAGCGGCCGGCAGGTCACCGCGACGCCCACGGACGACACGAGCGCGAGCATCCTGCACCTCGACATGGACGCGTTCTTCGCCTCCGTGGAATTGCTGACACGCCCCGAGCTGCGAGGGAAGCCCGTGATAGTCGGGCACCGCGGAGCGCGCTCTGTCGTGACCGCCGCGACCTACGAAGCTCGGCGCTACGGCGTCAACTCGGCCATGCCCATGAGCATCGCGCTGCGCCGCTGCCCGAACGCGATCGTGCTCGAGCCCTACTACGAGCGCTACCAGGAGGCGTCGCGCGCCGTCATGGCGATCCTCGGAGATGTGACACCGCTCGTCGAGCCGCTCAGCATCGACGAGGCGTTCCTCGACGTGAGCGGCGCCCGCGGCCTCTTCGGGCCGCCGTACACGATCGCCCAGAGCCTGCGCGCCCGCATCACGCACGAGACGGGCCTCGTCGCCTCGGTCGGCGCCGCCGCGACCAAGTTCGTCGCCAAGCTCGCCTCGAGCCGCGCCAAGCCCGACGGAGTCCTCGTCGTGCCCGAGGCCGAGACCGCGGCCTTCCTGCGGCCGCAGCCGATCAGTGCGCTCTGGGGTGTGGGAGCCGCCGTCGCCGAGCGGCTCGAGCGCATCGGCGCGCGCACCGTCGGCGACGTCGCCGACCTCCCGCTGCCCGCGCTCGATGCGGCCGTCGGCGCCGCAGCCGCAGGCAAGCTGCATGCGCTCGCGAACGGCATCGACCCGCGGGCCGTGACCCCCACACGGCTCGAGAAGTCGATCGGCCACGAGATGACCTTCGAGAGCGACCTGCACGACCGCGCGGCGCTCGACCGAGAGCTGCTGCGTCTCTCCGACCTCGTCGCGCGCCGGCTGCGGCGCGGCGGGTGGGTCGCGCGCACCGTCGCGATCAAAGTACGCTTCGGCGACTTCACGACCCTCACACGATCGCAGACGATCGCCGAGCCCACCGAGGTGGCGCAGCGGCTCGCGACCGAGGCCCGAGCGCTCTTCGCCGCCGCGCCGACCCAGGGGAGGGGCATCCGCCTCATCGGCGTGCGCGCCGAGAACCTGCTGCCGACGGGTGCCGTGGCGCGCGGCCTGTGGGACGACGACGAGTCGTGGCGCGAGGCGGAAGGCACGATGGATGCCCTCGCCGCGCGCTTCGGGCGCGGTGCCGTGCAGCGGGCGTCCCTGTTGTCGACCCCGGAACGCCGGCGCTCGGCGCTGTCGGGTCAGGATGCTCCGCCCGCGTCCCCGGAGCCGCCCGCCCGCGCGTGA
- a CDS encoding error-prone DNA polymerase produces MAGWHNPPIPWSEFERSLRNGNRPGTTPPPGADGGDSPAWSPKRAPYRRSGIEQPDPATVVPYAELHAHSSFSFLDGASSPEELLEEAARLGLSGLALTDHDGFYGVVRLAEAAEPYGLTTVFGAELSLGLTGPQQGVPDPEGTHLLVLARGQAGYHRLAAAITEAQLAGGEKGRPVYDLDALAEHAGRGGDTTSGDHWMILTGCRKGAVRSALEGRDPARDASGPDAVARTRPTRAHIAAAGAELDALVDRFGASSVTVELFDHGRPLDTVYNDVLAALAAERGLPIVATGAVHYATPARHPLATAFAGLRAHRSLDEMEGWLPAAGTAHLRSGDEMQRLFARHPGAVARSVELATELGFPLRQAKPNLPKQPVPPGHTPMSWLRELVWAAVPRKYPDASDDDRARIARELDVIEMKDFPGYFLIVHEIVQFARARGILCQGRGSAANSAVCYLLDITAVDSIGYQLPFERFLSALRDEEPDIDVDFDSDRREEVIQYVYARYGRRNAAQVANVISYRPKNAVRDMARALGYSTGQQDAWSRQVERWGALEHRATTISGRRRDASADDRPGRRAPEQPTHDIPDEVVDLANQVLTYPRHLGIHSGGMVLTDRPVGEIVPIEHARMENRTVLQWDKDDCAWMGLVKFDLLGLGMLAALQHSFDLMDAHLGERWELSTLPKEEQATYDMLCRADSIGVFQVESRAQMGLLPRLQPRKFYDLVVQIALVRPGPIQGGAVHPFVRRKLGQEPITYDHPKLIGPLQRTLGVPVFQEQLMQVAMAVGGCTGDDADLLRRAMGSKRGLERIESLRETLYAGMTGNGITGDLADEIYGRIQAFANFGFAESHSLSFALLVYASSWIKLHYPGVFLASLLRAQPMGFYSPASLTADAERHGVEVRTPCILRSEVDAGLERLDLVVASAHDLVAPDARRAAPTGLQQCIHRRQPPVPEFEPASTNGDLDDCALHRRDGDLAVRLGLAGVTGIGRPTAERIVAERERGGPYRDLTELVYRTGLTAAQVEALATAGAFDVLGLSRREALWAAGAAAQARPEYLPGIVTAVQPPLFTELDGYETMVANLVSTGIAPGDHPVRFVRELLRERGVLSARELRGAEPNRRVEVAGVVTHRQRPATASGITFLNLEDETGLVNVICSVGLWSRYRRTVRESRALIVRGTLERSAEGVVNIVADRVEQLPLRVTMPSRDFR; encoded by the coding sequence ATGGCGGGCTGGCACAACCCGCCGATCCCGTGGAGCGAGTTCGAGCGCAGCCTGCGCAACGGCAATCGGCCCGGCACCACACCGCCCCCCGGCGCCGACGGGGGCGACTCCCCCGCGTGGTCGCCCAAGCGGGCGCCCTACCGTCGATCCGGCATCGAACAGCCCGATCCCGCCACGGTCGTGCCCTACGCCGAACTGCACGCGCACTCCTCCTTCAGCTTCCTCGACGGCGCCTCGAGCCCCGAAGAACTGCTGGAGGAGGCCGCACGGCTCGGGCTCAGCGGGCTCGCGCTGACCGACCACGACGGCTTCTACGGTGTTGTGCGCCTGGCCGAGGCCGCTGAACCGTACGGCCTCACGACGGTGTTCGGCGCCGAGCTGTCGCTCGGGCTCACGGGCCCGCAGCAGGGCGTGCCCGACCCCGAGGGCACCCACCTGCTCGTCCTCGCACGCGGCCAGGCCGGCTACCACCGCCTCGCCGCCGCCATCACCGAGGCGCAGCTCGCGGGCGGCGAGAAGGGCCGACCGGTCTACGACCTCGACGCGCTCGCCGAGCACGCGGGCCGCGGCGGCGACACCACGAGCGGCGACCACTGGATGATCCTCACCGGGTGCCGCAAGGGTGCCGTGCGGTCGGCGCTGGAGGGCCGCGATCCTGCGCGCGATGCCTCCGGGCCGGATGCCGTCGCCCGCACGCGGCCGACGCGGGCGCACATCGCCGCGGCGGGCGCCGAGCTCGACGCGCTCGTCGACCGCTTCGGAGCATCCAGCGTCACCGTCGAGCTCTTCGACCACGGCCGACCGCTCGACACCGTGTACAACGACGTGCTCGCCGCCCTCGCCGCCGAGCGCGGGCTGCCGATCGTCGCGACCGGTGCCGTGCATTACGCGACCCCCGCGCGGCACCCGCTCGCGACCGCGTTCGCCGGGCTGCGCGCGCACCGCAGCCTCGACGAGATGGAGGGCTGGCTGCCCGCCGCCGGCACCGCCCACCTGCGCAGCGGCGACGAGATGCAGCGGCTGTTCGCGCGCCACCCGGGGGCCGTGGCGCGCAGCGTCGAGCTCGCGACCGAGCTGGGGTTCCCGCTGCGCCAGGCGAAGCCGAACCTGCCGAAGCAACCCGTTCCCCCCGGCCACACGCCCATGAGCTGGCTGCGCGAGCTCGTCTGGGCGGCCGTGCCGCGCAAGTATCCCGACGCGAGCGACGACGACCGCGCCCGCATCGCGCGCGAGCTCGACGTGATCGAGATGAAAGACTTCCCCGGCTACTTCCTCATCGTCCACGAGATCGTGCAGTTCGCGCGGGCGCGCGGCATCCTCTGCCAGGGCCGCGGCTCGGCCGCGAACTCGGCCGTCTGCTACCTGCTCGACATCACGGCCGTCGACTCGATCGGCTACCAGCTGCCCTTCGAGCGCTTCCTCTCCGCCCTGCGCGACGAGGAGCCCGATATCGACGTCGACTTCGACTCCGACCGCAGGGAGGAGGTCATCCAGTACGTCTACGCGCGGTACGGCCGGCGCAACGCCGCGCAGGTCGCGAACGTCATCAGCTATCGGCCCAAGAACGCCGTGCGTGACATGGCACGTGCGCTCGGGTACTCGACCGGGCAGCAGGATGCCTGGAGTCGCCAGGTGGAGAGATGGGGCGCGCTGGAGCACAGAGCGACGACCATTTCTGGTCGTCGCCGCGACGCCAGCGCCGACGACCGTCCCGGTCGTCGGGCACCAGAACAACCCACCCACGACATCCCCGACGAGGTTGTGGACCTGGCAAATCAGGTGCTTACCTACCCGCGCCACCTCGGCATCCACTCGGGCGGCATGGTGCTCACCGACCGGCCCGTCGGCGAGATCGTGCCCATCGAGCACGCCCGCATGGAGAACCGCACGGTGCTGCAGTGGGACAAAGACGACTGCGCGTGGATGGGCCTCGTCAAGTTCGACCTGCTCGGCCTCGGCATGCTCGCGGCCCTGCAACACTCCTTCGACCTCATGGATGCCCACCTCGGCGAGCGGTGGGAGCTGTCGACCCTGCCCAAGGAGGAGCAGGCGACCTACGACATGCTGTGCCGCGCCGACTCGATCGGCGTCTTCCAGGTCGAGAGCCGCGCGCAGATGGGCCTCCTGCCGCGCCTGCAGCCGCGCAAGTTCTACGACCTCGTCGTGCAGATCGCGCTCGTGCGCCCCGGGCCCATCCAGGGCGGCGCCGTGCACCCCTTCGTGCGCCGCAAGCTCGGTCAGGAGCCCATCACCTACGACCACCCCAAGCTCATCGGCCCGCTCCAGCGCACGCTGGGGGTACCCGTCTTCCAGGAGCAGCTCATGCAGGTCGCCATGGCGGTCGGCGGCTGCACGGGCGACGACGCCGACCTGCTGCGCCGCGCGATGGGCAGCAAGCGCGGCCTCGAGCGCATCGAGTCGCTGCGCGAGACCCTCTACGCCGGCATGACGGGCAACGGCATCACGGGCGACCTCGCCGACGAGATCTACGGCCGCATTCAGGCCTTCGCCAACTTCGGCTTCGCCGAGAGTCACTCCCTGAGCTTCGCGCTGCTCGTCTACGCAAGCTCGTGGATCAAGCTGCACTACCCCGGCGTCTTCCTCGCCTCCCTGCTGCGCGCCCAGCCGATGGGCTTCTACTCCCCCGCCTCGCTCACGGCCGACGCCGAACGCCACGGCGTCGAGGTGCGCACGCCGTGCATCCTCCGTTCCGAGGTCGACGCGGGGCTCGAGCGCCTCGATCTGGTCGTCGCCTCGGCGCACGACCTCGTGGCCCCGGATGCCCGGCGCGCGGCTCCGACCGGGCTCCAGCAGTGCATCCACCGCCGTCAGCCGCCCGTGCCCGAGTTCGAGCCCGCCTCGACGAACGGCGACCTCGACGACTGCGCGCTGCACCGCCGCGACGGTGACCTCGCCGTGCGGCTCGGGCTCGCCGGGGTGACCGGCATCGGCCGCCCGACCGCCGAGCGCATCGTCGCCGAGCGCGAGCGCGGAGGCCCGTACAGAGACCTCACCGAGCTCGTCTACCGCACCGGGCTCACGGCGGCGCAGGTCGAAGCCCTCGCGACCGCCGGCGCCTTCGATGTGCTCGGGCTCTCCCGGCGCGAGGCGCTGTGGGCGGCGGGCGCGGCCGCCCAGGCGCGGCCCGAGTACCTGCCGGGCATCGTCACGGCCGTGCAGCCGCCGCTGTTCACCGAGCTCGACGGCTACGAGACCATGGTCGCCAACCTCGTCTCGACGGGCATCGCCCCCGGTGACCACCCCGTGCGCTTCGTGCGCGAGCTGCTGCGCGAGCGCGGGGTGCTGAGCGCGCGCGAGCTGCGCGGTGCCGAGCCGAACCGACGCGTCGAGGTCGCGGGGGTCGTCACCCACCGTCAACGGCCCGCGACGGCGAGCGGCATCACCTTCTTGAACCTCGAGGATGAGACGGGGCTCGTCAACGTGATCTGCTCGGTCGGGCTGTGGAGCCGCTACCGCCGCACCGTGCGCGAATCCCGCGCGCTCATCGTGCGCGGCACCCTCGAGCGCTCGGCCGAGGGCGTCGTCAACATCGTCGCCGACCGCGTCGAGCAGCTGCCCCTGCGTGTCACGATGCCGAGCCGCGACTTCCGCTGA
- a CDS encoding DUF1206 domain-containing protein, whose protein sequence is MPSTSNSSSSHSTRSSARSAKNSHAVRVIARSGYAVNGLLHILIGVIALQLLLTGGESTDADQSGALQSLASTPFGGILLWIVTIGFAMLGLWLIVDGILQGPAQDSKKKLVVGIVKGLVYLALASTALSFALGGSSDSSGDTQSMTAQLMAAPAGIILVFLVGLVVLAVGGYFIHKGVTQGFRDDLSIPEGTAGTVITGLGIAGYAAKGVALLAVGGLFIAAAVTSDASESTGLDGALRSLLGLPFGVWILGLVGGGLIAYGVYCFARARYANLG, encoded by the coding sequence ATGCCGTCCACCAGCAACTCGTCGTCCTCGCACTCCACACGCAGCAGTGCTCGCTCCGCGAAGAACAGCCACGCCGTGCGCGTCATCGCTCGCAGCGGCTACGCGGTGAACGGCCTCCTCCACATCCTCATCGGAGTCATCGCGCTCCAGCTCCTCCTGACCGGCGGGGAGAGCACCGATGCCGATCAGAGCGGCGCGCTACAGAGCCTCGCGTCCACACCGTTCGGCGGCATCCTGCTATGGATCGTGACGATCGGTTTCGCCATGCTGGGCCTGTGGCTCATCGTCGACGGCATCCTGCAGGGGCCCGCTCAGGACTCTAAGAAGAAGCTCGTGGTCGGCATCGTGAAGGGCCTCGTCTACCTGGCACTCGCGAGCACCGCGCTGTCCTTCGCCCTGGGCGGCTCGTCCGACTCCTCCGGCGATACCCAGAGCATGACGGCGCAGCTCATGGCGGCTCCCGCGGGGATCATCCTCGTGTTCCTCGTAGGTCTCGTCGTCCTCGCCGTCGGCGGCTACTTCATCCACAAGGGCGTCACCCAGGGCTTCCGCGACGATCTCAGCATTCCCGAGGGCACTGCGGGCACCGTGATCACCGGTCTGGGCATCGCCGGCTATGCGGCCAAGGGCGTCGCGCTTCTCGCCGTCGGCGGGCTGTTCATCGCGGCGGCCGTCACCTCCGACGCCTCAGAGTCGACGGGGCTCGACGGGGCGCTGCGATCTCTGCTCGGGCTGCCCTTCGGCGTCTGGATTCTCGGCCTCGTCGGCGGCGGGCTCATCGCCTACGGCGTGTACTGCTTCGCGCGCGCCCGCTACGCGAACCTCGGCTAG
- a CDS encoding DUF2834 domain-containing protein: MTRHWNAPAIVFLILAVVGLIGTWTYNIQAIVQRTDFLGDWFANGPAVGSLTMDLLIMAVAACAFIVIEGRRLGMRHLWAYIVFSGLTAIAFTFPLFLANRERHLAARRDAVAPS; encoded by the coding sequence ATGACTCGTCACTGGAATGCTCCTGCCATCGTGTTCCTCATCCTCGCCGTCGTGGGGCTCATCGGCACCTGGACGTACAACATCCAGGCCATCGTGCAACGCACAGACTTCCTCGGCGACTGGTTCGCGAACGGCCCAGCCGTGGGCTCCCTCACCATGGACCTCCTCATCATGGCAGTGGCCGCGTGCGCGTTCATCGTCATCGAGGGGCGGCGCCTCGGCATGCGTCACCTGTGGGCGTACATCGTGTTCTCGGGGCTCACGGCGATCGCCTTCACCTTTCCGCTCTTCCTGGCGAACCGCGAGCGGCATCTCGCCGCTCGACGCGACGCCGTGGCACCCTCCTAG
- a CDS encoding alanine racemase, whose protein sequence is MRETPYLVVDELVAEGNLATMAAHARALGVALRPHAKTHKTVELAHRQLEHGAVGLTVATVGEAEVLADAGLDDLFIAYPLWAVGPRADRLRALAGRVRLRVGADSVDGVRMLARAVHAGRDSAAPLAIAVEVDSGHHRSGMPPEDAAEVAVAALDAGLAVDGVFTFPGHSYGLEAAGPAARDEAAALEAARDALTAAGIPCPVVSGGSTPSVRSADGSVLTELRPGVYVFGDAQQWELGATTSESISLTARATVVSRRDGVAVLDAGSKILGADRAPYATGYGRLLDHPEARISALSEHHATVAFPTGTTIPALGAELRVVPNHVCNAVNLVDELIVERDGIEVGAWSVAARGRNT, encoded by the coding sequence ATGCGCGAGACTCCCTACCTTGTGGTTGACGAGCTCGTCGCCGAGGGCAACCTTGCGACGATGGCGGCGCACGCCCGCGCCCTCGGCGTCGCGCTGCGGCCGCACGCCAAGACGCACAAGACCGTGGAGCTCGCGCACCGGCAGCTCGAGCACGGGGCCGTCGGGCTCACGGTCGCGACCGTCGGCGAGGCCGAGGTGCTCGCCGACGCTGGTCTCGATGACCTGTTCATCGCGTATCCGCTGTGGGCGGTGGGGCCTCGAGCCGACAGGTTGCGTGCGCTCGCAGGGCGTGTGCGGCTTCGCGTCGGTGCCGACTCCGTCGACGGCGTGAGGATGCTCGCACGGGCTGTTCACGCCGGTCGCGACAGCGCGGCCCCCCTCGCCATCGCGGTCGAGGTCGACAGCGGTCACCACCGTAGCGGCATGCCGCCGGAGGATGCCGCGGAGGTCGCGGTCGCAGCGCTCGATGCTGGCCTCGCGGTGGACGGCGTCTTCACGTTCCCTGGGCACTCCTACGGTCTCGAGGCCGCGGGGCCTGCGGCGAGGGACGAGGCCGCCGCGCTGGAAGCGGCGCGCGATGCGCTGACGGCCGCGGGCATCCCGTGCCCTGTGGTGAGCGGCGGATCGACGCCGAGCGTGCGCTCGGCCGATGGCAGTGTGCTCACGGAGCTCCGGCCCGGTGTCTACGTGTTCGGCGATGCTCAGCAGTGGGAGCTCGGCGCCACGACCTCCGAGTCGATCTCCCTCACCGCCCGCGCGACCGTGGTGAGCCGTCGCGACGGAGTCGCCGTGCTCGACGCTGGCAGCAAGATCCTCGGCGCCGACCGCGCCCCCTACGCCACCGGATACGGTCGGCTCCTCGACCACCCCGAGGCCCGCATCAGCGCGCTGTCGGAGCACCACGCGACGGTCGCATTTCCGACCGGCACGACGATCCCGGCACTGGGCGCAGAGCTGCGCGTCGTGCCGAACCACGTCTGCAATGCGGTGAACCTCGTCGACGAGCTCATCGTCGAGCGCGACGGCATCGAGGTCGGTGCGTGGTCGGTCGCCGCGCGCGGTCGCAACACCTAG
- a CDS encoding DEAD/DEAH box helicase, with product MSPTFRRAPHVGTFAAEHLSPSYPERAARGTADRLRAWQAEALDAYFAHEPRDFLAAATPGAGKTTFALRLAAELLARRTVERVIVVAPTEHLKRQWADAAHRVGIRLDPAFRNASRVITRAFHGAAVTYAQVAAQPFVHRVLVDQVPTLVILDEVHHGGDALSWGEAMREAYGSATRRLSLTGTPFRSDTAPIPFVSYVDEGDGIRVSRTDYSYGYGRALRDGVVRPVLFLSYAGRVRWRTTTGDEMEAVLGQGDTADVTAQAWRTALDPEGQWMPGVLRAADTRLTEVRHAIPDAGGLVIASDQATARAYAGVLAGITGEQPTVVLSDEAGASERIAHFAESEDRWLVAVRMVSEGVDVPRLAVGVYATSASTPLYFAQAIGRFVRARRRGEVASIFIPSVPTIQSLASELERERDHALDREGDELLDDSLLEAAEREEKASESELAEYTYQALESSATFDKVLYDGTEFGQVAEVGSLEELDFLGLPGILEPDQVHELLRSRHQRQVRRAAERPATQPAPQPMYRSLKEQRTLLHSLVGLRAKLTGQPHGIIHAELRRVCGGPAVGQATVAQLQSRIEHVRRQLATGG from the coding sequence ATGTCTCCGACCTTCCGCCGCGCACCCCACGTGGGCACCTTCGCCGCGGAGCATCTCTCGCCGTCCTACCCGGAGCGCGCGGCACGCGGCACGGCCGACCGGCTGCGCGCCTGGCAGGCCGAGGCGCTCGACGCGTACTTCGCCCACGAGCCGCGGGACTTCCTCGCCGCCGCGACGCCGGGAGCAGGCAAGACGACCTTCGCCCTCCGCCTCGCTGCCGAGCTGCTCGCGCGGCGCACCGTCGAGCGCGTCATCGTCGTGGCCCCCACCGAGCACCTCAAGCGGCAGTGGGCCGACGCGGCGCACCGCGTCGGCATCCGTCTCGATCCGGCCTTCCGCAACGCCTCCCGCGTGATCACGCGCGCCTTCCACGGGGCGGCCGTCACGTACGCCCAAGTCGCCGCGCAACCCTTCGTGCACCGCGTGCTCGTCGACCAGGTGCCGACCCTCGTCATCCTCGACGAGGTGCACCACGGCGGAGACGCGCTCAGCTGGGGGGAGGCCATGCGCGAGGCGTACGGCTCCGCGACCCGGCGGCTCTCCCTCACAGGCACGCCGTTCCGCTCCGACACCGCGCCGATTCCCTTCGTCTCCTACGTGGACGAGGGCGACGGCATCCGCGTCTCCCGCACCGACTACAGCTACGGCTACGGGCGCGCCCTGCGTGACGGTGTGGTTCGGCCCGTCCTCTTCCTGTCGTATGCGGGGCGTGTGCGCTGGCGCACGACCACCGGCGACGAGATGGAAGCCGTGCTCGGCCAAGGAGACACCGCCGACGTCACCGCCCAGGCCTGGCGCACCGCGCTCGACCCCGAAGGGCAGTGGATGCCCGGGGTGCTGCGCGCCGCCGACACCCGGCTGACCGAGGTGCGGCACGCGATCCCCGACGCGGGCGGGCTCGTCATCGCGAGCGACCAGGCGACTGCACGTGCCTACGCGGGCGTGCTCGCGGGCATCACGGGCGAGCAGCCCACCGTGGTGCTGAGCGACGAGGCGGGGGCGTCCGAGCGGATCGCGCACTTCGCCGAGTCGGAGGACCGCTGGCTCGTCGCGGTGCGCATGGTGTCGGAGGGCGTCGACGTGCCGCGCCTCGCCGTCGGCGTCTACGCGACGAGCGCCTCGACGCCGCTGTACTTCGCGCAGGCGATCGGGCGCTTCGTGCGAGCCCGCCGACGTGGCGAGGTCGCCTCGATCTTCATCCCGAGCGTGCCGACGATCCAGTCGCTGGCGAGCGAGCTCGAGCGGGAGCGCGACCACGCGCTCGACCGGGAGGGCGACGAGCTGCTCGACGACTCCCTGCTCGAGGCCGCGGAGCGGGAGGAGAAGGCGAGCGAATCGGAGCTCGCGGAGTACACCTACCAGGCGCTCGAGTCGTCGGCGACCTTCGACAAGGTGCTCTACGACGGCACCGAGTTCGGGCAGGTCGCCGAAGTCGGCAGCCTCGAAGAGCTCGACTTTCTCGGCCTGCCCGGCATTCTCGAACCCGACCAGGTGCACGAGCTGCTGCGCAGCCGCCACCAGCGCCAGGTGCGTCGCGCCGCCGAGCGGCCCGCGACCCAGCCGGCGCCTCAGCCCATGTACCGGTCGCTCAAGGAGCAGCGCACGCTCCTGCACAGCCTCGTCGGCCTGCGGGCGAAGCTCACCGGGCAGCCGCACGGCATCATCCACGCCGAGCTGCGTCGCGTGTGCGGCGGCCCCGCCGTGGGCCAGGCGACGGTCGCGCAGCTGCAGTCGCGCATCGAGCACGTGCGCCGCCAGCTCGCCACCGGCGGCTAG
- a CDS encoding DNA polymerase Y family protein, with translation MTRTIVAWVPDWPILAAVREGLVTAEQAVAVVQQNRIRACSSTARAQGVRAGQRRREAQSLCTELRILPADDDRDHRLFSPLVDVIESLVAGVQVVRPGLLALASRGPARYYGSEKAAALALRGALLAEGVPDARLGLADGPFAAELAARSTAPESTTPGQSVRIVPRDAAAAFLAPFPVTTLGDPDLATLLGRLGVRTLGDFAALPAEAVRDRFGAAGSHRHALAGAADATPLRPRTPPPDLERTLELEPPLDRVDQLAFAVRQIADDLVESLVARLLVATAIRIGFRDEHGVESERAWLHPRSFRASEIVDRVRWQLSGETRTLGARANSDRGPGLRSAITRVTIVPESVDALAHHEPGLWGAAPDERVHHALSRVQSLLGHEAVLTAQRTGGRTLAERGALVPWGDRLVSPRPVDRPWPGALPQPTPGTVFPSRHAVMVLDASGAPVHVDERMRLSAAPAGFAPSAGGAARPVTSWAGPWPLEERWWDIPRRRLLHRLQVVDSAGVAWLLVLEGGSWWAEARYD, from the coding sequence ATGACCCGCACGATCGTAGCGTGGGTACCAGACTGGCCGATCCTCGCCGCCGTGCGAGAGGGGCTCGTGACGGCGGAGCAGGCCGTCGCAGTCGTGCAGCAGAACCGCATCCGCGCGTGCTCGTCGACGGCGCGCGCGCAGGGCGTGCGGGCGGGGCAGCGCCGCCGCGAAGCCCAGTCGTTGTGCACCGAGCTGCGCATCCTGCCCGCCGATGACGACCGCGACCACCGCCTGTTCTCCCCCCTCGTCGACGTCATCGAATCCCTCGTCGCGGGCGTGCAGGTCGTACGGCCAGGCCTGCTCGCCCTCGCCTCCCGAGGGCCCGCCCGCTACTACGGCAGCGAGAAGGCCGCCGCCCTCGCCCTGCGCGGCGCCCTCCTCGCCGAGGGGGTGCCGGATGCCCGGCTCGGCCTCGCCGACGGACCCTTCGCCGCCGAACTCGCCGCCCGCAGCACCGCGCCTGAATCCACGACGCCAGGGCAGAGCGTGCGCATCGTGCCCCGCGACGCCGCGGCCGCCTTCCTCGCGCCCTTCCCCGTCACGACGCTCGGCGACCCCGACCTCGCCACCCTCCTCGGGCGGCTCGGGGTGCGCACGCTCGGCGACTTCGCCGCGTTGCCCGCCGAGGCCGTGCGCGACCGCTTCGGCGCGGCGGGATCCCACCGGCACGCGCTCGCGGGCGCCGCCGATGCCACTCCGCTGAGGCCCCGTACTCCCCCGCCCGACCTCGAGCGCACGCTCGAGCTCGAGCCGCCCCTCGACCGCGTCGACCAGCTCGCCTTCGCCGTGCGGCAGATCGCCGACGATCTCGTCGAATCCCTCGTCGCACGCCTGCTCGTCGCCACGGCCATTCGCATCGGGTTCCGCGACGAGCACGGCGTCGAGAGCGAGCGCGCGTGGCTGCACCCCCGCTCCTTCCGGGCGAGCGAGATCGTCGACCGCGTGCGCTGGCAGCTCAGCGGTGAGACGCGCACCCTCGGCGCGCGTGCCAACAGTGATCGCGGGCCGGGGCTGCGCTCGGCCATCACGCGCGTCACGATCGTGCCCGAGAGCGTCGACGCGCTCGCCCACCACGAACCCGGGCTGTGGGGGGCCGCGCCCGATGAGCGCGTGCACCACGCCCTCTCGCGTGTGCAGAGCCTGCTCGGGCACGAGGCCGTGCTCACCGCCCAGCGCACGGGCGGCCGCACGCTCGCCGAACGAGGCGCCCTCGTGCCCTGGGGCGACCGGCTCGTGAGCCCCCGCCCCGTGGATCGACCCTGGCCCGGCGCCCTGCCCCAGCCGACCCCCGGCACCGTATTCCCCTCGCGGCATGCTGTGATGGTGCTCGATGCGTCCGGCGCCCCGGTGCACGTCGACGAGAGGATGCGGCTCAGCGCTGCCCCCGCGGGCTTCGCCCCGAGTGCGGGCGGCGCGGCGCGGCCCGTGACCTCGTGGGCGGGGCCGTGGCCGCTCGAGGAGCGCTGGTGGGACATCCCGCGGCGGCGCCTGCTGCACCGCCTGCAGGTCGTGGACTCCGCGGGGGTCGCGTGGCTGCTCGTGCTCGAGGGCGGCTCGTGGTGGGCGGAGGCGCGCTATGACTGA